The Gordonia terrae genome contains the following window.
GACTTGAGGAAGGCCCGCACCAGCGCCTCGGGGTCCATGTCGGCCTGCGGCACCGGGACCGCGTTGGTGGCGCCCTCCCGCTCGAACGACTTGATGGGTTGCGGCGAGGAGTCGTTGGGGATCGCGCCGCATGCGGCGACCACGAGGAGCGCCGCGACGGCCAACGCCAGCGCGAGAACACCGCGGGCCGACCGGGGTGATCGGTTCATTCCGCACCCACCCCCGGGCTGCCCGGAGCGCGGCCGGACGTCTTGGGCCCGGACGTGCGCTGCAGCGTGCCCACCGACTTCAGCGGCAGCGGGGAGCCCAGGACCTTGTGCCCGCGCACGAGCGGCAGGGTCAGCCGGAAGCACGCACCCTTGCCCGGCTCGCCCCAGGCCTCGAGCCTCCCCTGGTGCAGGCGCGCGTCCTCGATGCTGATCGCCAACCCGAGACCGGTACCGCCCGAGCGCCGGAACCGCGACGGGTCGGAACGCCAGAATCGGTTGAACACCAGCTTCTCTTCCCCCGGACGCAGTCCGATGCCCTGATCGCGCACGGTGATCGCCACCGCGTCACCATCCGAACGCATGGTCAGCGTCACCGGTTTCCGTTCACCGTGGTCGATGGCATTGGCGAGGAGGTTCCGCAGGATGCGCTCGACGCGACGCGGGTCGATCTCGGCGAGGACCGGTTCGGCAGGCAGGTCGAGGACGAGCTCGGTGCCGGTCTCCTCGGCCAGATGACCGACCGTGGCGAGGGCGCCGTCGATCGGGATCGCCATGTCCATGCGTTCGGCGGCCAGTTCGGCCATGCCTGCGTCGTGGCGCGAGATCTCCAGCAATTCGTTGAGCAGCGTCTCGAAACGGTCGAGCTCCTTGTCGAGCAACTCCACCGACCGCTTGCGGACGGGGTCGAGATCCTCGCGGCCCTCGTAGAGCACGTCCGAGGCCATCCGCACCGTGGTGAGCGGGGTGCGCAGCTCGTGACTGACGTCGGAGGTGAACTGGCGCTGCAGCCCGCCGAACTCCTCGAGATGGGTGATCTGTTTGGACAGACTCTCGGCCATGTCGTTGAACGACATCGCGAGCCGGGCCATGTCGTCCTCACCGCGGACCGGCATCCGCTCCTTGAGTCGGCCATCGGCGAACCGCACCGCGATCCGCGACGCCGACCGCACCGGGATGACGACCTGCCGCGAGACGAGCCAGGCGATCGCGGCCAGCAGACCGAGCAGCACGATGCTGCCGGTCAGCAGGGTGCCGCGGACCAGATCGAGCGTGTTCTGTTCGGCGGTCAGCGGGAAGACGAGGTACAGCTCGAGGCCGGGCACCGAGGCGTTCGTGGGACTGCCGACGATCAACGCGGGCGCCCGCCCGCCCGTCCCGTCGGGGACCTGGGTGTACTGGTAGGCCACCTGCCCGCCGCGCACCATGTCACGCAGGTTCGACGGGACCTCGGCGGTCGGTCCGACACCGCTCGCGACCCCGTTGTCGGAGCCTCCCGGCACCAGCAGCACGGTGTCGAAGGCACCGACCGCGCCCGACGCCTGGCCGGTGTCGGCATCTCGGTCGGTGAGCAGCGATCGCGTCTGGCGCAGTCGGTTCTGCACCGACATGTTCCCCGCACCGCTCGAGAGGTCACGTTCCACGGAGATGCGGGCCCGGTCGATCTCCTCGGTCGCCGCGGCCAGCTTGACGTCGAGCAGCCGGTCGGTGATCTGGGTGACCAGAACGAAGCCGAGGATGAGGAGCACGACGACCGACAGCACCAACGTGGACACGACGACCCGCAACTGCAGCGAGCGCCGCCAGATGTGCCCGAAGGCACGTCCGACAGCGCCGGCGGTGCGGGTGAAGCGTCCGAGAGTGCTGTTGACCCGTCGTCGAGATCGACCGATCACGGCGGGCCGGCCTTGTAGCCGACCCCCCTCACCGTCAGGACGACCTCGGGATTCTCCGGGTCGGTTTCGACCTTGGCGCGTAACCGCTGGACATGCACGTTGACGAGTCTAGTGTCCGCCGGATGCCGGTATCCCCACACCTGTTCCAGGAGGACATCGCGGGTGAAGACCTGACGGGGCTTGCGCGCCAGCGCCACCAGCAGGTCGAACTCGAGGGGGGTCAGCGAGATCGGCACGCCGTCGCGCGTGACCTTGTGCGCCGGGACGTCGATCTCCACCGGCCCGATCGACAGCAGCTCGGCGGGTTCCTCGTCGGTCCGGCGCAGTCGCGCGCGCACTCGGGCGACGAGTTCCTTGGGCTTGAACGGCTTGACCATGTAGTCGTCGGCGCCGGACTCGAGTCCCAGCACCACGTCGACGGTGTCGGACTTCGCGGTCAGCATCACGATGGGCACACCGGAGTCGGCGCGGAGCACTCGGCACACATCGATGCCGTTCATGCCGGGCAGCATGAGGTCGAGGAGTACGAGATCGGGTCGGATCTCCCGGACGGCGGTCAGAGCCTGTGTGCCGTCGCCCACCACGAAGGGCTCGAAACCCTCGCCGCGCAGCACGATCGTCAGCATCTCGGCGAGCGCGGCGTCGTCGTCCACGACAAGGATGCGGGGCTTCATGATGTCAATGGTGACATCACCGTGATGAAACCGTGGTGATCGACGCGCCGGGACGGACGTTCCGACCCGATCGGTCCCACCCCCTAGACTCCCCCGCGTGGGTCAATTGATAGCCGTCGAAGGACTCGACGGCGCCGGGAAGAACACGTTGGTCACCGGTTTGATCGATCGGTGGTCGGCGGCCGGACTGCGGGTCGCGACCTTCACGTTCCCGCGCTACGGCCGGTCGGCAACCGCTGACATCGCCGCCGAGGCCCTGCACGGTTCGCACGGTGATCTCAGCGACAGCGTGTACGCCATGGCCTTGCTCTTCGCGCTCGACCGAGCCGGCGCGGTCGATGACATCGCGGCCGCGACCGACGCCCACGACATCGTGATCCTCGACCGCTATGTCGCGTCCAACGCCGCATACAACGCGGCGCGGCTCGACCAGGACGCCGCCGGTGAGGTCGTGCGCTGGGTAGTCGACCTGGAATTCGGACGATTCGGCATGCCCGTCCCCGACCGCCACGTACTGCTCGGGGTCTCCCCCGAGGTCGCGATGCAGCGCGCCGCGGCGCGGGCCGAGCGGGATGCGACACGTGCCCGGGACACCTACGAACGGGACGAAGCGCTTCAGCGTCGCGTCGACGCCGTGTACCGCGACCTCGCCGACGCCGCGTGGATGTCACCCTGGTACCGCTACGACGGCGAGAACATCCAGGACCTGGCCCACCATCTGAGCGCAGGCCGGACGACACCGACCGAATGACTCGATCGATGCTCCCGTCGCGCGGTTTCGATAGCCTTGGACCAACGATTCGGAAGGCGTTCCATGACCTATCAGCCACCTCCACCTGGTGGCGGGCCGTCGCCCTACGGCCCACCCGGCCCCGGTCAGCAGGGTCCCGGTCAGCAGGGTCCGGGACGTCCGTATCCCGGTCCGCCCGGGCCCCGCGGGTACGGCCCCCCACCCGGCCGCGGCCCGGTGCCGCCACCCGGCGCTCCGTATGGCCGTCCGCCGTTCGCTCCCGGACAATACGGGCCGCCCGCGCTCGCCCCGGGCTTCGGCGGTCCGCCCGGGCCACCACCGCCGCCCCGCCGCAACACCGGGGTGATCGTCGCGTGGGTGCTCGGCGGCGTCGCGGTCGTCGCGGTGATCGCGCTCGTGGTGACGGTCGTGGCGACCAGATCGTCGTCGGAGGACTCCGCGGTTGCCGGCACGTCGAGCCCCTCATCCGCCCCGACCTCGACCACGAGCGACCCCTCGCCGAGCGGGACCGGATCGGAGCCGGGGTCGACCGACTACACGGCGCTGGCCGAGATCCGCTCCGCGTTGCTCGCCTACATCACGGCACACAACGCGCGCGACGTCGGCCGGATGCGCGCCGCGGTGTGCACCCAATCCCGCGATCGGGTCACCGAGGCACCACCCGCCGACGGCGGCGACATCGTCCTCGACGGTTTCCTCGACACGGCCTTCGACGGCAACGTCGCCCAGTCCGAGGTCGTGTCTCACCTCGAGAAGGGCACGGAGAGAACGGCTTCGGAGAAGTCGAGGGAACGGTTCCTCAAGGAGCAGGGTTCGTGGATCTACTGCCCCGACGCCGAACCCGACATCGGCACCTGACCACATCCGTACCTGACCGCACCCGCACCATCCGACACCGGCACCATACGACAAGGGGCGTCCCACCTCGGTGGGACGCCCCTTGTGTCGTTGACGATCAGTAGCGGTAATGCTCGGGCTTGTAGGGGCCCTCGACGTCGACGTTGATGTACTCGGCCTGCTCCTTGGTGAGCTTGGTGAGCGTGCCGCCGAGTGCCTCGACGTGGATGCGCGCGACCTTCTCGTCGAGGTGCTTGGGCAGACGGTAGACCTCGTTGTCGTACTCGTCGTTCTTCGTCCACAGCTCGATCTGCGCGATCACCTGGTTCGAGAAGCTGTTGCTCATCACGAACGACGGGTGGCCGGTCGCATTGCCGAGGTTGAGCAGGCGCCCCTCGGACAGCACGATGATCGACTTGCCGTTCTCGAAGATCCACTGGTCGACCTGCGGCTTGACGGTGATGCGCTTGGCACCCGACCGCTCGAGCCCGGCCATGTCGATCTCGTTGTCGAAGTGACCGATGTTGCCGAGGATCGCCTGGTGCTTCATCGCCCGCATGTGCTCGAGGGTGATGATGCCGAGGTTGCCGGTCGAGGTGATGACGATGTCGGCGTTGCCGATCGCGTCCTCGACGGTGACGACGTCGAAGCCGTCCATGAGCGCCTGCAGTGCGTTGATCGGGTCGATCTCGGTGACCTGGACACGGGCGCCCTGGCCGGCGAGCGACTCCGCGCATCCCTTGCCCACGTCGCCGTAACCGCAGATCAGCACCTTCTTGCCGCCGATGAGGACGTCGGTGCCGCGGTTGATGCCGTCGATCAGCGAGTGCCGGGTCCCGTACTTGTTGTCGAACTTCGACTTGGTGACGGAGTCGTTGACGTTGATCGCCGGGAAGGCGAGATCGCCGGCGGCGGCGAACTGGTACAGGCGCAGAACGCCGGTGGTGGTCTCCTCGGTGACGCCCTGGACCGATTCGGCGATCGCGGTCCACTTGCCCTTGTCGGTCTCGAAGCGCTTGCGCAACAGTTCGAGGAACACCTTGTACTCGGCCGGATGATCGTCCTCGGCGGGCGGGACCACGCCGGCCTTCTCGAATTCGGCGCCGCGCAGCACGAGCATCGTCGCGTCACCGCCGTCGTCGAGGATCATGTTCGCCGGTTCACCCGGCCAGGTCAGCATCTCCTCGGCCGCCCACCAGTACTCCTCCAGGGTCTCGCCCTTCCAGGCGAAGACCGGCACACCCTTCGGCTCTTCCGGGGTGCCATTCGGGCCCACCACGATCGCCGCTGCGGCGTGGTCCTGGGTGGAGAAGATGTTGCACGACGCCCAGCGGACCTCGGCGCCGAGCGCGGTCAGGGTCTCGATGAGAACGGCGGTCTGCACGGTCATGTGCAGCGAGCCGGAGATCCGAGCCCCCCTGAGCGGCAACACGTCTGCATACTCGCGTCGCAGTTCCATGAGTCCGGGCATCTCGTGCTCGGCGAGCTCGATCTCCTTGCGGCCGAAGTCCGCGAGGGACAGGTCGGCAACCTTGTAGTCGATTCCGTTGCGGCTGTCGGCCTTCAGCTCGTCCTGAGCAGTCGTCATCTGATCCCCTTGTCGTTCGCGTCGGGCGCCTGATGATGCAGGCGCGAATGCGTTCGATCCAGGCTATCGGAACGACCGGCCGGTTCCGAGGGGCAGGGGCGTCGGATTCAGCTACCGCGCGCGGGACCGTCGTCGGCGGCGACCCCGTGGGCAGACGCATCGACCTCGCCCACCAGCTCCCCGCGCTCCCGCCGCGCGAAGACCGACTTGCGATAGCCGTAGGCGAAGTACACGACGACGCCGAGGACCATCCACACGACGAACCGGATCCAGGTCTCGACCGACAGGTTCAGCATCAGCCACAGGCACGCGAGGATCGACAGGATCGGTACCAGCGGGACGAGCGGCACGCGGAAGCCACGCTCGAGATCGGGCCGGGTCCGGCGCAGGACGATGACTCCGACACTCACCAGCACGAAGGCGAAGAGCGTGCCGATGTTGACCATCTCCTCGAGCGTCCCCATCGGGAAGAAGGCCGCGAGCACGCCCGAGACGACACCGACCAGGATGGTGAATCGCACGGGGGTCCCGCGCTTGCCCGTACGGGCCAGCGATCGGGGCAGCAGGCCGTCGCGGGCCATCGCGAATCCGACGCGGGTCTGGCCGAGCATCAGCACCATGACGACCGTCGTCAGACCGGCGAGGGCACCGAGGTTGATGACCCAGCCGGCCCAGGTCACCCCGTGATACTCGAACGCGGTGGTGAGGGTCGACCCGGACACCTCACCGGTCGCCGGGTCCGTCTTGTCGGCCAGCTCCGGGTACGGAACCATGCCGGAGACGACCAGGCTGACGCCGACGTAGAGAACGGTCACGATCGCCAGGGATCCGAGGATGCCGCGGGGCATGGCCTTCTGCGGATTCTTGGTCTCTTCGGCGGTGGTCGCCACGACGTCGAAACCGATGAAGGCGAAAAACACCAGCGACGCGGCGGCGAGCAGGCCGTACCACCCGAAGGTGCTGCCCTCGGCACCCGTGATCGCCGAGAACAGCGTCTGGTGCAGACCCGACTCGCCTTCGGCCGGCGGAGCAGCGGGGGGTACGAACGGGTCGTAGTTCTTCGCCGAGATGTAGAAGGCGCCGACAACGATGACGAGCAGGACGACGAAGACCTTGATCGTCGTGATGACGAGCGACACCCGCGACGACAACTTGGTTCCGAGGGCGAGCAGGACCGTCAAGACCGCGATGAGCAGGACCGCACCCCAGTCGAAACTGATGGAGTCGGTGATCTCGATGGATGCCGACGTCCCGAGGATGTTGCCCAGGTAGAGGGACCACCCCTTGGCGACCACGGACGCCGCCAACGCGAACTCCAGGATCAGGTCCCACCCGATGATCCAGGCGATGAATTCGCCGAAGGTCGCGAAGGTGAAGGTGTACGCACTACCGGCGACCGGCACCGTCGATGCGAATTCGGCATAACAGAGGGCGGCGAGTCCGCACGCGATGGCGGCCAGCACGAAGGCCAACGACACCGAGGGCCCGGCGAGATTGCCCGCCGTGCGCGCGGTGAGAGTGAAGATTCCGGCGCCGACCACGACGGCCACACCGAAGACGGTCAGATCCCACGAGGTGAGGTCTTTGCGGAGTTTGGTATCGGGTTCGTCGGTGTCGGTGATCGATTGCTCGACCGACTTGACGCGCCTGAACGGGCTACTCATCGGGTCCTCCCATGGTCCGGCGGAACCAGAGTCACTGGCCCACCCGCGGTCGTGCGACGAGGACGAACTCGCCTGGAGCGAATGCCTACGCTATCCGAACGATGTTCGGATCGAAGCACATCCGCAAAGGCGTGTCAGTCGACGTGCGAAGCACCTTTCCCAGTTGCCCGACACCGGAAACCTCGGAACGGCTCCTGACCGACGCCGTTGTGCCCGCCCTGGGAGGCGGGCGAAGCGAACGGGGACCCTTTCGGGCGCGGTGCCCGGGAGGGTCCCCGCCTGGCGTCTGGACAGTGCGAGGGTTCGGCGGTCAGACGAGACCGCGGAAACCCGTTCCGATCGCTGCGTCGGTGTCCTGCATGACGCGGCTGGCGTTGCTCACACCCTGCTCGAGCGAGGTCAGCGAGTCACGAGACTGGGTGAAGATTCGATCGAACGCGCCCTGCGCGTCGACGTAGGCAGCCTTGGCCTGCTGCGAGTTCCAGTTCCCGTCGAGCGCGGCGACCTGCGCCTTGAGCTGAGAGTTGAGGTCCTCGAGCTGGGTGAAGGCAGCCCGGAGGCCGCCGCTGAGATCGCCGAGAGCGGCGAAGTCGTAATTGATCGAGCCGTTCATGGATGTTCCTTTCGCAGAACGTGGAGTTGAGAAGGCAGGCCGTGGTCAGACGCCGGTGTCAGACGCTGGTGCTCAATCCGCGCGCCGCAGCCGCGTCCTGGTCCTCGTAGCCGGCGAAGCCGTTGGTGAGCTGGGTCTTGATCTGCTCCAGCAGCTGGTTCATCGTCAGCGCGGCCTTGTTCCAGTCGGTGTGCGTTCCGTCGAACGCGACGCCGGCCGAGCCCTGCCATGTCGGCGTCGCATTGCCGGCGTGCTGCGCGATCTGGTTGATGACAGCCTTCATGTCCTCGACGAGACTGCCGACCTTGGCTGCGGTGGCCTGTCCGTCCGCGACGTTCACGGTGACGCCGGCGCCGCCGCCTGCTCCGGGCAAGTTCAGCATGAGTGCTCCTCCTGTGTAACGGCACCGTCTGGCGATGCCCCCGTTGGTATCCGTGACACAGATACCCCTGACAGTTGATTCCCGCGGCGGTCTGTTCCGCGGAATCCCCCGATGCGGATCATGGCATCCATTTCCCGTCGGGCAGGGTCTCTATCAACAGGCTGACCGCCTGTGCGATTCGATGACCCGTTCCCGGCGAGAAGGTGGTCCACACCCGACCGTCCGGGGACTTGCTGGGACTGGACACGATTCGACCCCGCTCGGTGTCGAAAACCGCCACAGCTCCAGAAGATTGAGCGAATCGTCCGTCCTCGTTCATCGAGGCGACGATCTCGGTGCGCGTCCGGCACGACGCGAAGGCGGCCGACACGACGGCGGCATCCGCCGGAGTCGCTCCCAGCGCGTGCAGGGCGTCGGTCGTCTCGATTCCCGTCCGACAGCGGCCGAGCCGGTCGACCACCTCGTCGGACGGAGCCGCGAAGGCCGTGAAGTCAGCCGGCGTCGACGCATCGGATCCGGGTGCGTCGAACTGTGCCCGCACGATGCCGGCGAGTTCCGCCACATCGCCGACGTCGACAACCGTGATGTCGACCCCCGGCCCGGTTCGCTTCGCGAGTACATGCTGGTGACCGTTGCGCGCCACGCATATTCGGCGAACGGCACCGTCGGAGAACGATCGGATCTCGATCTCACGCCATGGTTGCGCCAGCACCCTCAGCACCGTCGCGGCCCACGCCGACGGCTCGCCGTGCTCGACGAGTCCGAGTGCTTCGATCGTCGCGTCGGCTTCGGAGTCGGCGGTCGCACCGGATTCCGTGTCGGCGCCGTCATTCTCGGCGACGTCGCCCAGATCGAGAACGACCGGCCAGGTCTGGACCCCGAAGCGTTCGCCCAGCCTGCGCAGGACCGCGGCGTCGACGAGCAGCCCGGCGTCGTTCGTGATCGGCATCATCGGCGCTCACCCGGGTTGCCGAGCATGAGCGTCTCCGACAGGTATCGGGGATCGACATCCGGACGGAGGTGGGTGTCCGGCTCCGAGACATAATGTGCGGCAGGGCGATCCGACGTGGCCAGATCGGCCCACGTGGCCGTCTGCTCCGTCGTTTCGCTCGCCGAGGACGTCGGTGCGTCCGGCGAGTCGAGATCGGCGGCGACCGTGCGGACGACTGCACCGCGGTCTGCCGCGGCGACGCCGGGGGCCACCGGAGGTGGTACGCCGGGACCCGGACCGGGAGCCGACGTGGCCGGCGCCCCGCCGGTCGTCGTGGTGGTGACCTGCGGTGAGCTGCTCGCCACGATGGTCGGTGCGTACTTGAGCTTCTCGGGCGGCGGTACGAACACTCCCCCGAAGCCCACGGGCGTCACCGCACCGGGAGGCGCCGCGGACGCCGGAGTCGGCAGCGGTGGTGCCGATGCACGCGCTGCGGCCGCCTGCTCGGCAGCGAGCGGGTCACCGGACACCAGCACCGGCGCCGGCCGTGCCGATTCCCATGGCGCGGCAACCGATTCGGTGGCGTTTTCATACGTCTGCATCACCCGCGCGGCGCGCATGCGCTGGTGCGCGACCGCGCGCTCGGCCTGGGCGGCGGCGCCGGCGATGATCGGGGCGACCGCCGTGGCCGTGGTGGCGATCTCATGCAACTTCTCGACGACGTCGACCTCCGCGAGGTCGGGCATGTTGAGCCGCGCGACGGTGATGGCCGCGGCCTGCGATTCGGCGCGCGCCGCATTCTCGACGGCCTCGGCCGCGACGTCGGCGAACCATGGTGCCAACCGCGTCAGTTTCTCGAAAGCCGCACTTGTGTGGGCTGACTGCCAGTGTGCGCCCAGCCGTGCCAGCACGGCCGCGTACTCGACCCCCGCTTCCCCGACCTCGGCGGCGAGGGCGGCCCAGGCCAGCCCGGCTTCCGCCAGCGGCGCGGGGCCGGGCCCCGCGCCGAGGTCGGCGGCGAGTTGTTCGGTCGGACGGGTGTCCCAGTTGACTCCGGTGAAGCCGACCACGAGCGCCTCCCTTCGATGCCGGTGGATTGTGGGTGTGTGAGCTGAGTGGCGCTGCTGCGCAGGATGTTTCGGGCGCTACTAGAGCGCCACCCGGAAGGCGTCCGACGCCGCGGCATCGCCCTCGATGAAGCCGGCGGCCTGCGCTCGGAGGACGGCGGCGATCTTCCGCATCTCCGTGACTCCCGTCGCCGTGTCCGTCTCGAACTTCTCGGCGACCGCGGTGAAACTCGCGGCGGCCGCGGTCGACACCTCGTCTCGGCCCTGGGCCGCGACCGGGAGTGCGCGGCCCGCGCCGGTGAGCGCCAGTTCGAGGCGATCGGCGATCCGGTCGAGGTCGCTTGCCGCCGAGATCAGTTCGGCGGGTTCGACGCGGAGTCGGGAGTTGCTCATACTTCCTCGTTTCGTTTCGGACCGGGCATGCCCAGTCGGAGTTCGATGTCCGGACTCGGATCGCTGTCGGCGGCTTCGTCGAAGCCGATGACAGCCGGCGCGACCTCGGGTGACTCACCGACCACGCGACGACCGTTGTCCTCGGTGACCAGATAGTCGGGGACCGCGTGCTGGTCCTCTGCGGCGCCCGCGCCCCGCGCACCGGCGGCACCCATCGGGGCACCGGCCATCGGTGCGCCGCCCATCGGCATCGCCGCGGGTCCGGTCACGGGTCTGGCCGTCGTCGATCCCCCGAGGGCGGGTTCGCCGAGGGAGAAGTTCGTCGGGACGGTCGGCCGAGAAGCACCGAGCGGCGTCATGACTCCACCCACGCCGCCGATGCCGCCGCCGCCACCACCGCCGCCTCCCCCACCGCCGCCACCGCCGCCTCTGGACTTCGGTGACAGCGCGGCCGGGACCACGGCCGGCGATTCGTGATCGACGTTCAGCATCTTGCTGATCGGCTGCATCAGGGAGGTCGGCAACTCGGTGGCTGTGGACATGGCCGGCGACACGACGTCGAGAATGGAACTCGCGAGCGTGAACGGCGATTGTCCGGCGCCGGCCGTGGGTGCGCCGGTGACCGCGACCGGTGCTCCGTTCACCGCCATGGCAGTTGTCGGGCCGAGCAGTTCGGCCCGGGTCACGGCGACCGCGGCGGTCGCCTGCGACAGTCCGATGGAGGCGAACCCGGCCGCAGCCGCGAAGCCCGCGCCGACCGCCGGTGTCATCATCATGGGGACCGCCATGCTGGTGATCTTTGCGACTGTTGCCGCGATGATCCCCTGCACCACCGCCAGCCCCTTCGCGACGATGGCGGCAGCGGTCTTGGTGTCCAGCGAGATCCCGGAGCCCTGCGTCGCGAGTGCCGAGCTGTTGGCACCTGCTTCCGCGGTCTTGGCGCCGGCACTCACCGCACCCTGCCCGGTCCACAACTGGTCGGCGAGCTTGAGGGCGCTCTGCCCCATCGTCATCGACGTCTCGAGCACCTTGGTGAGGCTTTCGAAGATGACCGTCGGGTCGAAGCCGCCGCCGGAGAGGTCACCGGTGCCGAAACCACCCAGCAGATCGGTCATCGGCTTGATGAACATGTCCAGATTCGGCGGCTGCAGCGGAGGCAGTCCCGGCAGCGGCGGCAGCGGCGGCAGAACGGGCAGCGGCGGCAACCCCATCCCGCCGAGCACGTCTGCGACGGTTCGGTCCAGGATCGGCCCGAGCGGTGTCGCCTCGATCATCTGCTGCACCGTCATGTGGTTCAGTGCCGGCACATCGGGGATGCCGGGTGATGCCGGCATCTGCGGTGGAACCGTCACAGCACCGAGCGGATGGCCGCGGCGCTCGAGGCGTCGGTGCCCTCGAATTCGGCGAGACCCGCCGCGGTGGACGCGGCGGTGGCTGCGTGTACGGCCGCCAGCTGCCCCACCGACATGAGATGACTGGCCTGCGCCGCGATGAACGCAGCGAGAAACTCCTGGCCGATCAGCCCGAAGACGGGGACCATCGCTGCCGTGTTGGCCGCGGCGTCGATGGAACCCGCGGTCCCGACCGCGGTCGCCATCGCAGCGTTCGTTGCGGCGAAGCCCTCGAGCACCTCCGGCGTCACCTTGACGTCCGTCATTCTCGAACCCCCTCGTTCTCGTGAGTCTGATGAAACGATTCCGTGTCGGCCGAACCCGTCATTCGGCCGGACGAGCGGCCAGCATGTCGCCGAACGACTCGTTGAACTCCTCGGTCACCGCGGCGATCCGGGCGTAGACCTTCTGCGCGGCCAGCGCGGCGGTCGTCACGACCTGGTCGGCCAGGCGGCTCGCACCGAGTTCGTTGGCGCCGTAAGCGAATTCGAGGTCGACGAGCGCGCCCTTGCCGTCCACCTCGGCGGTGACCAGCCCGTCGGACGACGTCTCCCGCACCGAGATCCCGCGCAGTTTCTCCTGGAACTCGTGCAGGCCGTCGAGCTGCCGTTGCGCGCGCGCCTCGAGTTCGTCCATTCCCCAGGTCATCGCTGCAACCACGACGCGGGGGCGTCGGCCTCCTCGTCGTCGCGCCATTCGGCTCGCGCGAGATCGTCCGGGCGGGGCAGCTGCATCTCCTGCACGAGGTCACGGTCGATGCCGGCGGCAAGGAGGTTCTCGCGGAGCCGGATTCCCGCGGACATCGCCGCCTGCTGACAGAGTCGGAGGATGTCACCGGCGAGCAGAGCCGGGTCCTTGGCGAGCTCAGACGGTTCGATACGGACCGATACGGGCAGGCCCTGGGCGGTGGTTCGGACGCCGAGCCCGCCGGATCGGGATCGAGCGGTCGTGTACTCGTGCATCACCGCCCACGGGTCGTCGGCGTCACCGTCGACGGGATCCCGAGGATCGTCGGAGTAGGTCATGGAAAGCTGCACCCCCTTCACGCCGAATATGACGCAGCCGGGGCCCCTTTCGGTTCCATCGAATTCTCGTTCGACGGAAGCAGACCTCCCAC
Protein-coding sequences here:
- the mtrB gene encoding MtrAB system histidine kinase MtrB, producing the protein MIGRSRRRVNSTLGRFTRTAGAVGRAFGHIWRRSLQLRVVVSTLVLSVVVLLILGFVLVTQITDRLLDVKLAAATEEIDRARISVERDLSSGAGNMSVQNRLRQTRSLLTDRDADTGQASGAVGAFDTVLLVPGGSDNGVASGVGPTAEVPSNLRDMVRGGQVAYQYTQVPDGTGGRAPALIVGSPTNASVPGLELYLVFPLTAEQNTLDLVRGTLLTGSIVLLGLLAAIAWLVSRQVVIPVRSASRIAVRFADGRLKERMPVRGEDDMARLAMSFNDMAESLSKQITHLEEFGGLQRQFTSDVSHELRTPLTTVRMASDVLYEGREDLDPVRKRSVELLDKELDRFETLLNELLEISRHDAGMAELAAERMDMAIPIDGALATVGHLAEETGTELVLDLPAEPVLAEIDPRRVERILRNLLANAIDHGERKPVTLTMRSDGDAVAITVRDQGIGLRPGEEKLVFNRFWRSDPSRFRRSGGTGLGLAISIEDARLHQGRLEAWGEPGKGACFRLTLPLVRGHKVLGSPLPLKSVGTLQRTSGPKTSGRAPGSPGVGAE
- the mtrA gene encoding MtrAB system response regulator MtrA, with the translated sequence MDIMKPRILVVDDDAALAEMLTIVLRGEGFEPFVVGDGTQALTAVREIRPDLVLLDLMLPGMNGIDVCRVLRADSGVPIVMLTAKSDTVDVVLGLESGADDYMVKPFKPKELVARVRARLRRTDEEPAELLSIGPVEIDVPAHKVTRDGVPISLTPLEFDLLVALARKPRQVFTRDVLLEQVWGYRHPADTRLVNVHVQRLRAKVETDPENPEVVLTVRGVGYKAGPP
- a CDS encoding dTMP kinase, which encodes MGQLIAVEGLDGAGKNTLVTGLIDRWSAAGLRVATFTFPRYGRSATADIAAEALHGSHGDLSDSVYAMALLFALDRAGAVDDIAAATDAHDIVILDRYVASNAAYNAARLDQDAAGEVVRWVVDLEFGRFGMPVPDRHVLLGVSPEVAMQRAAARAERDATRARDTYERDEALQRRVDAVYRDLADAAWMSPWYRYDGENIQDLAHHLSAGRTTPTE
- the ahcY gene encoding adenosylhomocysteinase, translated to MTTAQDELKADSRNGIDYKVADLSLADFGRKEIELAEHEMPGLMELRREYADVLPLRGARISGSLHMTVQTAVLIETLTALGAEVRWASCNIFSTQDHAAAAIVVGPNGTPEEPKGVPVFAWKGETLEEYWWAAEEMLTWPGEPANMILDDGGDATMLVLRGAEFEKAGVVPPAEDDHPAEYKVFLELLRKRFETDKGKWTAIAESVQGVTEETTTGVLRLYQFAAAGDLAFPAINVNDSVTKSKFDNKYGTRHSLIDGINRGTDVLIGGKKVLICGYGDVGKGCAESLAGQGARVQVTEIDPINALQALMDGFDVVTVEDAIGNADIVITSTGNLGIITLEHMRAMKHQAILGNIGHFDNEIDMAGLERSGAKRITVKPQVDQWIFENGKSIIVLSEGRLLNLGNATGHPSFVMSNSFSNQVIAQIELWTKNDEYDNEVYRLPKHLDEKVARIHVEALGGTLTKLTKEQAEYINVDVEGPYKPEHYRY
- a CDS encoding amino acid permease, which produces MSSPFRRVKSVEQSITDTDEPDTKLRKDLTSWDLTVFGVAVVVGAGIFTLTARTAGNLAGPSVSLAFVLAAIACGLAALCYAEFASTVPVAGSAYTFTFATFGEFIAWIIGWDLILEFALAASVVAKGWSLYLGNILGTSASIEITDSISFDWGAVLLIAVLTVLLALGTKLSSRVSLVITTIKVFVVLLVIVVGAFYISAKNYDPFVPPAAPPAEGESGLHQTLFSAITGAEGSTFGWYGLLAAASLVFFAFIGFDVVATTAEETKNPQKAMPRGILGSLAIVTVLYVGVSLVVSGMVPYPELADKTDPATGEVSGSTLTTAFEYHGVTWAGWVINLGALAGLTTVVMVLMLGQTRVGFAMARDGLLPRSLARTGKRGTPVRFTILVGVVSGVLAAFFPMGTLEEMVNIGTLFAFVLVSVGVIVLRRTRPDLERGFRVPLVPLVPILSILACLWLMLNLSVETWIRFVVWMVLGVVVYFAYGYRKSVFARRERGELVGEVDASAHGVAADDGPARGS
- a CDS encoding WXG100 family type VII secretion target, translating into MNGSINYDFAALGDLSGGLRAAFTQLEDLNSQLKAQVAALDGNWNSQQAKAAYVDAQGAFDRIFTQSRDSLTSLEQGVSNASRVMQDTDAAIGTGFRGLV
- a CDS encoding WXG100 family type VII secretion target, with the translated sequence MLNLPGAGGGAGVTVNVADGQATAAKVGSLVEDMKAVINQIAQHAGNATPTWQGSAGVAFDGTHTDWNKAALTMNQLLEQIKTQLTNGFAGYEDQDAAAARGLSTSV